A single window of Mycolicibacterium madagascariense DNA harbors:
- a CDS encoding DUF1003 domain-containing protein — protein MSDLSSRQRLDTPRTSRRRFVPRVDIEAVGKFSESIARFLGTGRYLALQTVLVVVWIAFNLMAVSLRFDPYPFILLNLAFSTQAAYAAPLILLAQNRQENRDRVSLEEDRRRAEQTKADTEYLAREIAALRIAVGEVVTRDYLRRELEDLRELLDELKAKKPKKSAAAKTPRDWDESV, from the coding sequence GTGAGCGATCTGTCGTCGCGGCAGCGCCTCGACACCCCTCGCACCTCGCGGCGGCGGTTCGTCCCGAGGGTCGACATCGAGGCCGTCGGTAAGTTCAGCGAGTCGATCGCCCGGTTCCTGGGCACGGGCCGCTACCTCGCCCTGCAGACCGTCCTGGTGGTCGTGTGGATCGCGTTCAACCTGATGGCGGTCAGCCTGCGCTTCGACCCCTACCCCTTCATCCTGCTGAACCTCGCGTTCTCGACGCAGGCGGCGTACGCCGCGCCGCTGATCCTGCTGGCGCAGAACCGGCAGGAGAACCGGGACCGCGTCTCGCTCGAGGAGGACCGCCGTCGCGCCGAGCAGACGAAGGCGGACACCGAGTACCTCGCGCGCGAGATCGCCGCGTTGCGGATCGCCGTCGGCGAGGTCGTCACGCGCGACTATCTGCGCCGCGAACTGGAGGACCTCCGCGAACTGCTCGACGAGCTGAAGGCCAAGAAGCCCAAGAAGAGTGCGGCGGCCAAGACGCCCCGCGATTGGGATGAGTCCGTCTAG
- a CDS encoding HpcH/HpaI aldolase/citrate lyase family protein — translation MENRYRPRRTCLSVPGSNAKMIEKAKGLAADLVFVDLEDSVAPDAKAQARTRAAAALASDGWAGQLRGVRVNDWTTPWTHADVIEVVAAAGAHLDVVLLPKVTDVAHVQALDLLLTQLELTHGLPLGRIGIEAQIENARGLTNVDAIAAGPRVQALVLGPADMMASLNMRTLVVGEQPEGYDVGDAHHHVLMTILVAARAAGISAIDGPFLKIRDLDAFRRVAGRAAALGYDGKWVLHPDQIAAGNEIFSPRQDDYDHAELILEAYEWHTSGAGGARGAVMLGDEMIDEASRKMALVIAGKGRAAGMARTSARFAPPT, via the coding sequence GTGGAGAACCGATATCGCCCCCGTAGAACATGCCTTTCGGTTCCTGGCAGCAACGCCAAGATGATCGAGAAGGCCAAGGGCCTGGCCGCCGATCTGGTGTTCGTCGATCTCGAGGATTCGGTCGCGCCGGATGCCAAGGCGCAGGCGCGCACTCGGGCGGCGGCTGCCCTGGCCTCCGACGGCTGGGCGGGACAGCTGCGCGGCGTGCGGGTCAACGACTGGACGACGCCGTGGACGCACGCCGACGTCATCGAGGTGGTCGCGGCCGCGGGCGCCCATCTCGACGTCGTGCTGCTGCCCAAGGTCACCGACGTCGCCCACGTGCAGGCACTCGACCTCCTGCTGACCCAGCTGGAGCTGACCCACGGCCTGCCGCTGGGGCGCATCGGCATCGAGGCGCAGATCGAGAACGCGCGGGGCCTGACCAACGTCGACGCGATCGCGGCAGGCCCCCGGGTGCAGGCGCTGGTCCTGGGTCCGGCGGACATGATGGCCAGCCTCAACATGCGCACGCTGGTCGTCGGCGAGCAACCGGAGGGATACGACGTCGGCGACGCCCACCACCACGTCCTGATGACGATCCTCGTCGCGGCGCGGGCCGCCGGGATCAGCGCGATCGACGGGCCGTTTCTGAAGATCCGCGACCTCGACGCGTTCCGCCGGGTGGCGGGCCGGGCCGCCGCGCTCGGGTACGACGGCAAGTGGGTGCTGCACCCCGACCAGATCGCGGCGGGCAACGAGATCTTCAGTCCGCGCCAGGACGACTACGACCACGCCGAGCTGATCCTCGAAGCCTACGAGTGGCACACGTCGGGCGCCGGTGGCGCCAGGGGAGCGGTCATGCTCGGTGACGAGATGATCGACGAGGCGAGCCGCAAGATGGCGCTGGTGATCGCGGGCAAGGGCCGGGCCGCGGGGATGGCCAGGACGTCGGCGCGGTTCGCACCGCCGACTTAG
- a CDS encoding magnesium transporter MgtE N-terminal domain-containing protein — MVAVNRVYAARLSGMLVLGPDGESIGRVRDVVISIGIGRQQPRVLGLVVELLTRRRIFVGLLRVTAIEPDAVTLTTANVSLRRFAQRPGEVLVFGQVLDSRVRVHDPELEQLAGVDLVVVDLALEQIRTRDWVVTRVAVRSHRRLGRRTAVHIVDWQNVSGLTQSAMSLPGQGVAYLLAQFEGQRPIVVADAIRDLPAKRRYEVVNALDDERLADVLQELPESEQADLLGRLDAERAADVLEAMDPDDAADLLGELGASQAEALLARMDPEDSEPVRRLLKHSPDTAGGLMTSEPVVLGPGTTVAEALARVRDPELTPALASLVFVVRPPTATPTGRYLGCVHLQRLLREPPAALVSGIIDSDLPSLDPETSLASVTRYFAAYNLVCGPVVDDEKHLLGAVTVDDVLDHLLPHDWRARPEDPDLPDAGELADATPGPGGPS, encoded by the coding sequence ATGGTGGCGGTGAACAGGGTCTATGCGGCCCGCCTGTCGGGGATGCTGGTACTCGGCCCCGACGGCGAATCGATCGGCCGCGTCCGCGACGTGGTGATCAGCATCGGCATCGGCCGCCAGCAGCCGCGCGTGCTGGGGTTGGTCGTCGAATTGCTCACGCGCAGAAGGATTTTCGTCGGCCTGCTGCGGGTCACGGCCATCGAGCCCGACGCCGTCACGCTCACGACGGCCAACGTGTCGCTGCGCCGGTTCGCTCAGCGTCCCGGTGAGGTCCTCGTCTTCGGGCAGGTGCTGGACAGCCGCGTCCGCGTGCACGATCCCGAGCTCGAACAGCTCGCCGGGGTCGACCTCGTCGTCGTCGACCTGGCCCTCGAACAGATCCGCACCAGGGACTGGGTCGTCACCCGGGTCGCGGTCCGCAGCCACCGCAGGCTGGGCAGGCGCACCGCCGTGCACATCGTCGACTGGCAGAACGTGTCGGGCCTGACGCAGTCGGCGATGTCGTTGCCGGGCCAGGGCGTGGCGTACCTGCTCGCCCAGTTCGAGGGGCAGCGTCCCATCGTGGTCGCCGACGCCATCCGCGATCTGCCCGCCAAGCGGCGCTACGAGGTCGTCAACGCACTCGACGACGAACGCCTCGCCGACGTCCTGCAGGAGCTGCCGGAGAGCGAGCAGGCCGATCTGCTGGGTCGGCTGGACGCCGAACGCGCCGCCGACGTGCTGGAGGCCATGGATCCCGACGACGCCGCCGACCTGCTCGGCGAGCTCGGCGCCTCCCAGGCCGAAGCGCTGCTGGCCCGCATGGACCCCGAGGACTCCGAGCCGGTGCGACGGCTGCTGAAGCATTCGCCCGACACCGCGGGCGGACTCATGACCTCAGAACCCGTCGTCCTGGGGCCCGGCACCACCGTCGCTGAAGCGCTGGCGCGGGTCCGCGATCCCGAACTCACCCCGGCGCTGGCGTCGCTGGTGTTCGTCGTGCGGCCGCCGACCGCGACGCCGACGGGCCGCTACCTCGGCTGCGTGCATCTGCAACGCCTCCTGCGGGAGCCGCCCGCGGCCCTCGTCAGCGGCATCATCGACTCCGACCTGCCGAGCCTGGACCCCGAGACCTCGCTGGCCTCGGTGACGCGCTACTTCGCCGCCTACAACCTCGTCTGCGGTCCGGTGGTCGACGACGAGAAGCACCTGCTGGGCGCGGTCACCGTGGACGACGTGCTCGACCACCTGCTCCCGCACGATTGGCGCGCCCGGCCGGAGGATCCCGACCTACCCGACGCCGGTGAGCTCGCCGACGCCACGCCGGGGCCGGGGGGTCCGTCGTGA